The following coding sequences are from one Tolumonas lignilytica window:
- a CDS encoding sugar ABC transporter ATP-binding protein, whose protein sequence is MSDKQPILEMRNIAKRFGQFYALKDVSLTIYPGEVHSLMGENGAGKSTLMKILAGAYTATAGEIFIDGQPFTINGPKDALNAGITLIYQEINLAPNLTVAENIFLGSEITRNGMVNRQKMEEETQVVLDRLAARFKASAKVSHLSIAEQQQVEIARALHRKSRVLVMDEPTAALSSRETDMLFALIKKLRSEGLAIIYISHRMAEIYELSDRVSVLRDGQYIGSLMRSELSASELVRMMVGRPLNDLFNKDRDIPKGELVLECNDLTDEDKVLSGTLDVRAGEIVGLSGLVGAGRSELAQMIFGARKISSGNIKLRGKPLVVNHPRDAIDNGIGFLTENRKEQGLFLEMTVHDNIVMATIERDSFHGVLNEQKNRALSDTAIKALNIRVPHSQVAVGGLSGGNQQKCLISRWAAIHPKLLILDEPTRGVDVGAKSEIYRMMTDMARKGVAILMISSELPEIVGMSDRVYVMRAGSIVGELDGDAISQENIMELATGATHHIAGAEVA, encoded by the coding sequence ATGAGCGATAAACAACCCATTCTGGAGATGCGAAACATCGCCAAGCGCTTCGGCCAGTTCTACGCCCTGAAAGATGTCAGCCTGACTATCTATCCTGGCGAAGTACATTCGCTAATGGGCGAAAACGGGGCTGGTAAGAGTACGTTGATGAAAATTCTGGCCGGTGCGTACACCGCGACCGCAGGCGAGATCTTCATCGATGGTCAGCCGTTTACCATCAATGGTCCGAAAGATGCGCTGAATGCAGGTATCACACTAATTTATCAGGAAATCAATCTGGCCCCTAATCTGACGGTGGCAGAAAACATCTTTCTGGGCTCCGAAATCACCCGCAACGGCATGGTAAATCGCCAGAAAATGGAAGAAGAGACCCAGGTTGTGCTGGATCGTCTGGCTGCCCGTTTCAAAGCATCGGCGAAAGTCTCTCATCTGAGCATTGCAGAACAGCAACAGGTTGAGATCGCTCGTGCATTACACCGTAAGAGTCGGGTGCTGGTCATGGATGAACCGACCGCCGCACTCTCTTCCCGCGAAACCGACATGCTGTTCGCGCTGATTAAAAAACTGCGCAGTGAAGGTCTGGCCATCATCTACATCAGTCACCGTATGGCCGAAATTTATGAGCTCTCGGATCGCGTCAGTGTACTGCGTGACGGCCAGTATATCGGCAGCCTGATGCGCAGTGAGCTGTCTGCCAGTGAACTGGTGCGCATGATGGTCGGCCGTCCGTTAAATGACTTATTCAATAAAGACCGCGACATTCCGAAAGGTGAGCTGGTGCTGGAATGCAACGACCTGACGGATGAAGACAAGGTGCTGTCGGGTACGCTGGATGTACGGGCCGGTGAAATTGTCGGGCTGTCCGGATTGGTCGGGGCTGGTCGTTCCGAACTGGCGCAGATGATCTTCGGTGCCCGCAAAATCTCCTCCGGCAACATCAAACTTCGGGGCAAACCACTGGTGGTCAATCATCCGCGTGATGCCATCGACAACGGCATCGGGTTTCTGACCGAAAACCGCAAGGAACAAGGGCTGTTTCTGGAAATGACCGTTCACGACAACATCGTGATGGCCACCATTGAGCGCGATAGTTTTCACGGCGTGCTTAATGAACAGAAAAACCGGGCGCTCAGTGATACCGCCATCAAGGCGCTAAATATTCGGGTTCCCCACAGTCAAGTGGCCGTTGGCGGGCTGTCAGGGGGTAATCAGCAGAAATGTCTGATCTCCCGTTGGGCGGCGATTCATCCCAAACTGCTGATTCTGGATGAGCCCACCCGCGGTGTTGACGTCGGTGCGAAGAGCGAAATCTATCGCATGATGACCGATATGGCGCGCAAGGGTGTCGCAATACTGATGATTTCGAGTGAGTTGCCGGAAATTGTCGGCATGAGTGATCGGGTTTATGTCATGCGGGCCGGCAGTATTGTCGGTGAGCTGGACGGCGACGCGATTTCCCAGGAAAACATTATGGAGCTGGCTACCGGGGCAACCCACCATATCGCCGGCGCGGAAGTAGCTTGA
- the xylB gene encoding xylulokinase, with product MFLGIDLGTSSLKIVLLDRHENLLDSVSESLTVQHPRPGFSEQDPQAWWQALQHAMQQLKSRQADALQQVCGIGFSGQMHGATLLDEHGEVLRPCILWNDGRSAEECHWLEQQADFVGITGNRVMAGFTAPKLLWVQRHEPAIFARIAHILLPKDYLRYRMSGDFASDLSDSAGTLWLDTARRCWSEELLVACNLSLGQMPILYEGNQVTGTLYDSLADEWGLPRNTPLVAGAGDNAASAIGLGVLQAGDGFVSLGTSGVIFSASEQYYANPQQAVHSFCHALPDRWHQMAVTLSAAASLSWFSALTSTPEAQLAQEAEQHDAGDVLFAPYLSGERTPWNNPHVRGAFFGLASDSQRGNLARAVLEGVAFSLTDGYRALQQAGCAPNQMIATGGGARSHFWLQLIADLTQCRIIVPTYADVGAAFGAARLARLAIEPDALHHLNSHSTPASAIIRPQPQAALQERYLRYQQQTRWLCRQEA from the coding sequence ATGTTCCTTGGTATTGATTTAGGCACCTCCAGTCTCAAAATTGTATTGCTGGATCGCCATGAAAACCTGCTCGACAGTGTCTCCGAATCTCTCACTGTGCAGCACCCGCGACCCGGTTTTAGTGAACAAGACCCGCAGGCTTGGTGGCAGGCTCTGCAGCACGCCATGCAACAGCTCAAAAGCCGTCAGGCAGACGCCTTACAGCAAGTCTGCGGCATCGGTTTCAGTGGCCAGATGCACGGCGCCACATTGCTGGATGAGCACGGCGAAGTACTCAGACCTTGTATTTTATGGAACGACGGCCGCAGTGCCGAAGAGTGTCACTGGCTGGAGCAACAAGCTGACTTTGTCGGTATTACCGGCAACCGGGTTATGGCAGGATTCACCGCCCCGAAATTACTTTGGGTGCAGCGTCATGAGCCGGCCATTTTTGCCCGCATCGCCCATATCCTGCTGCCAAAAGATTATTTGCGTTACCGGATGAGTGGCGATTTTGCCAGTGATCTGTCGGACAGCGCCGGTACACTGTGGCTCGACACGGCCCGCCGTTGCTGGAGCGAGGAATTGCTGGTCGCCTGCAATCTTAGTTTGGGCCAGATGCCGATCTTATACGAAGGCAATCAGGTAACCGGAACACTCTATGATTCTCTGGCCGATGAATGGGGTTTGCCTCGCAACACGCCATTGGTCGCGGGTGCCGGTGACAATGCCGCCAGTGCCATTGGCCTGGGTGTGCTTCAGGCAGGTGACGGCTTTGTCTCGCTGGGTACATCAGGCGTTATTTTTTCCGCCTCCGAACAGTATTACGCCAACCCGCAGCAGGCCGTCCACAGTTTCTGTCATGCCCTGCCCGATCGCTGGCATCAGATGGCGGTGACATTAAGTGCCGCCGCCTCCCTAAGCTGGTTTTCAGCCCTGACCTCAACGCCAGAGGCACAACTGGCTCAGGAAGCAGAGCAGCATGATGCGGGGGATGTGTTGTTTGCTCCCTATCTCAGTGGTGAGCGAACACCGTGGAATAATCCTCACGTCCGAGGTGCTTTCTTTGGGCTGGCCAGTGACAGCCAGCGCGGCAATCTGGCCCGGGCGGTGCTGGAGGGGGTCGCATTTTCACTGACCGACGGTTATCGCGCCTTGCAGCAAGCTGGGTGTGCGCCGAATCAGATGATCGCCACCGGCGGGGGCGCCCGCAGCCACTTCTGGTTACAACTGATCGCCGATCTCACCCAGTGCCGCATCATCGTGCCGACATATGCCGATGTGGGGGCCGCCTTTGGTGCCGCACGACTGGCGCGGCTGGCCATCGAACCGGACGCATTACACCATCTGAACTCACACAGCACGCCCGCCTCGGCCATTATCAGACCACAACCGCAGGCGGCTTTGCAGGAACGCTACCTGCGCTATCAGCAACAGACCCGCTGGCTGTGCCGGCAGGAGGCTTGA
- a CDS encoding ABC transporter permease subunit, whose protein sequence is MSTPNTVAASPSKKFTLHSVIQSVGILPVLILICVGFSLMTPNFATESNIMNIVRQSSINTVLAAGMTFVIITGGIDLSVGSILGTTAVMAMVTSLDPTLGMLSIPVALMGGLIMGTLNGVMVAYIGLPPFIATLGTYTALRGAAYLLAGGTTVINNNIGFEWIGNAYLGPIPWLVVIGFVVIGICWFILRKTTLGMHVYAVGGNANAARLTGIKVGMVLTFVYALSGLLSGLGGIMSASRLYSANGNLGVGYELDAIAAVVLGGTSLSGGIGTITGTLIGALIIAAMNNGMTLMGVSYFWQLVIKGCVIIIAVLIDKYRTRKHAGA, encoded by the coding sequence ATGAGCACACCCAATACCGTGGCTGCGAGCCCGAGCAAAAAATTCACGCTACACAGCGTGATCCAATCGGTAGGGATCTTGCCTGTTCTGATCCTGATTTGTGTTGGCTTCAGTCTGATGACGCCTAACTTTGCGACTGAATCCAACATCATGAACATTGTCCGCCAGTCTTCCATCAATACGGTGCTGGCAGCCGGGATGACCTTCGTCATCATTACCGGCGGGATTGACCTCTCCGTCGGTTCGATTCTGGGCACGACCGCAGTCATGGCGATGGTGACCTCGCTGGATCCGACGCTGGGCATGCTTTCCATTCCGGTGGCACTGATGGGTGGCCTGATCATGGGGACACTGAATGGCGTCATGGTTGCCTACATTGGCCTGCCTCCGTTCATTGCCACACTGGGCACCTATACGGCCTTGCGCGGTGCAGCGTACTTGCTGGCTGGCGGCACAACGGTGATCAATAACAACATCGGTTTTGAATGGATCGGTAACGCTTACCTTGGCCCTATCCCTTGGCTGGTCGTGATCGGTTTCGTCGTGATCGGTATCTGCTGGTTTATTCTGCGCAAAACCACACTGGGCATGCACGTCTATGCAGTGGGTGGTAATGCGAATGCGGCCCGTCTGACCGGTATCAAGGTCGGAATGGTACTGACTTTTGTCTATGCCCTGAGTGGTTTGCTGTCTGGCCTGGGTGGGATCATGAGTGCATCCCGTCTGTACAGCGCCAACGGCAACCTGGGTGTAGGGTATGAATTGGATGCTATCGCGGCCGTTGTTCTCGGTGGCACCAGTCTGTCCGGTGGTATTGGTACCATCACCGGCACGTTAATCGGCGCGTTGATTATTGCCGCCATGAATAACGGGATGACGCTGATGGGTGTCTCCTACTTCTGGCAGTTAGTAATCAAAGGCTGTGTGATCATCATTGCAGTTCTGATTGATAAATATCGCACCCGTAAACACGCAGGCGCCTAA
- the mak gene encoding fructokinase — protein MRIGIDLGGTKIEVIALDSDGGELFRKRVPTPRHDYQQTLAAIAGLVFDAEAATGRKGSVGLGIPGTISPFTGKVKNANSTWLNGQPLDKDLEALLDRPVRIANDANCLAVSEATDGAGAGGKVVFAVIIGTGCGSGIAINGRVHAGGNGIAGEFGHNPLPWIDEEEWTYQNATPCYCGKKGCIETYVSGTGFANSYKFATGIERKGAEIMALVAQGDAAAIKAIEDYERRLAKALAHAVNLMDPDVIVLGGGMSNIDRIYENVPRLMKEYAFGGECETPVRKALHGDSSGVRGAAWLWQRDDL, from the coding sequence GTGCGCATCGGAATTGATTTAGGCGGTACCAAGATTGAAGTGATCGCGCTGGACAGCGACGGCGGTGAGTTGTTCCGCAAACGCGTGCCAACTCCACGCCACGATTACCAACAAACATTAGCGGCAATTGCAGGGTTGGTTTTCGATGCCGAAGCGGCCACCGGCCGTAAAGGCTCGGTTGGTCTAGGCATTCCCGGCACCATTTCGCCGTTCACCGGCAAGGTCAAAAATGCCAATTCCACCTGGCTGAACGGCCAGCCATTAGATAAGGATCTGGAAGCACTGCTGGATCGGCCGGTACGGATTGCCAACGATGCCAACTGTCTGGCAGTGTCGGAAGCCACTGACGGCGCCGGGGCTGGCGGCAAAGTGGTATTTGCAGTCATCATCGGCACCGGTTGCGGTTCCGGCATCGCAATCAATGGCCGCGTACACGCCGGTGGCAACGGGATCGCCGGTGAATTTGGGCATAACCCGCTGCCGTGGATCGATGAAGAAGAGTGGACTTATCAGAACGCCACACCCTGTTATTGCGGCAAAAAAGGGTGTATTGAGACCTATGTTTCCGGTACCGGATTTGCCAACAGTTACAAATTCGCGACCGGCATAGAACGCAAAGGGGCCGAGATCATGGCGCTGGTCGCCCAGGGCGATGCCGCCGCCATCAAGGCAATTGAAGATTATGAACGCCGTCTCGCCAAAGCACTGGCCCATGCCGTCAACCTGATGGACCCGGACGTGATCGTGTTGGGTGGTGGCATGAGCAATATCGACCGCATTTACGAGAACGTGCCCCGTCTGATGAAAGAGTATGCCTTCGGGGGTGAATGCGAAACGCCGGTACGCAAAGCCCTGCATGGCGACTCCAGCGGTGTCCGCGGCGCCGCCTGGCTGTGGCAACGAGACGATCTGTAA
- a CDS encoding carbohydrate kinase family protein — MNAARCGILAAGTMLVDHVHLIDDWPEQGRLATILHSESATGGAVPNVLRTLARMKTGLPLAAVGLVGDDLDGEFIRQCLLDDDIDCRWLQAAALPTSMTQVMTNHRNGQRTFFHAHGCNAAFDASLLAELHTPHKIVHLAYLLLLQQLEKPDADYGIVAARLFHQLQQKGYLTALDLVSVDEPVRARKVVLPTLPYVDYLIINELEAATLVGKPLRQADGTPHAAGIADAARELLHLGVKQVVVIHSPEGAWAAKSDGESLFVPAYWIEPQEIAGTVGAGDAFCAGVLYALHQQWGLRETLQLGNACARFNLRSTNAVDGAAPLGELRAFITAHSTQEQE, encoded by the coding sequence ATGAACGCCGCACGTTGTGGCATCCTCGCCGCCGGTACAATGCTGGTGGATCATGTCCACCTGATCGATGACTGGCCGGAACAAGGGCGACTGGCGACGATCCTGCACAGTGAAAGCGCGACCGGAGGTGCGGTACCGAATGTGTTGCGCACGCTGGCGCGGATGAAAACAGGTCTGCCGCTAGCCGCGGTCGGCCTGGTCGGGGATGATCTGGATGGCGAGTTTATCCGCCAATGTCTGCTCGATGATGATATTGATTGCCGCTGGCTGCAGGCGGCGGCACTGCCCACCAGCATGACTCAGGTGATGACCAACCACCGCAACGGCCAGCGCACCTTTTTCCATGCCCACGGTTGCAATGCCGCGTTTGACGCATCGCTGCTTGCTGAACTGCACACGCCACACAAGATCGTCCATCTGGCCTATCTGTTGCTGTTACAACAACTGGAAAAACCCGATGCCGATTATGGCATTGTGGCAGCCCGCCTCTTCCACCAGCTACAGCAGAAGGGTTACCTGACGGCACTCGATCTGGTATCGGTCGATGAACCGGTACGGGCCAGAAAAGTGGTGTTACCCACTCTGCCCTATGTCGACTATCTCATCATTAACGAGCTGGAAGCCGCGACGCTGGTCGGAAAACCCCTGCGACAGGCAGATGGCACACCGCATGCCGCCGGAATTGCCGACGCAGCGCGGGAACTGCTGCATCTGGGGGTAAAACAGGTCGTGGTGATCCACAGCCCGGAAGGCGCCTGGGCCGCCAAATCGGATGGGGAAAGCCTGTTTGTGCCCGCTTACTGGATTGAGCCACAGGAAATTGCCGGTACGGTCGGTGCCGGCGATGCGTTCTGCGCCGGCGTGCTGTATGCACTGCATCAGCAATGGGGATTACGCGAGACGCTGCAACTGGGAAATGCCTGTGCGCGGTTTAACCTGCGCAGCACCAACGCCGTAGATGGTGCTGCTCCGCTTGGCGAATTGCGGGCCTTTATTACCGCACACTCGACTCAGGAACAGGAGTGA
- a CDS encoding D-lyxose/D-mannose family sugar isomerase — protein MQRSAINAFLQETKAFFAQHGIYLPPFAHFTPQDWAQQDLSRYQEIFDLQLGWDVTDMGSNDFVHTGLTLFTLRNGSVGGKPYPKPYAEKIMLVREGQRTPMHFHWYKMEDIIHRGGGDLIIELYNRTVDECCADTDVDIVLDGERQRHAPGSQLRLKAGQSISLTQGIYHSFWAEPGKGAVILGEVSMVNDDKADNRFLQPQARFSDIVEDEAPLHLLCNEYSRFLPL, from the coding sequence ATGCAACGCTCAGCGATCAATGCGTTTCTTCAGGAAACCAAAGCGTTCTTTGCGCAACATGGTATCTATTTACCGCCCTTTGCTCATTTCACGCCGCAGGATTGGGCACAGCAGGATCTGTCTCGTTATCAGGAAATCTTTGATCTCCAGCTCGGCTGGGATGTCACCGACATGGGCAGCAATGACTTCGTCCATACCGGCTTGACGTTGTTCACGCTGCGCAACGGTTCCGTTGGCGGCAAGCCGTATCCTAAGCCTTATGCGGAAAAGATCATGCTGGTGCGCGAAGGCCAGCGTACCCCAATGCATTTCCACTGGTACAAGATGGAAGACATCATCCATCGCGGAGGGGGTGATCTCATCATTGAATTGTATAACCGCACAGTTGATGAGTGCTGTGCAGACACGGATGTGGACATTGTTCTGGATGGAGAACGCCAGCGTCATGCCCCCGGCAGCCAGCTACGCCTGAAAGCCGGACAAAGCATCTCTCTGACGCAGGGGATCTACCACTCCTTCTGGGCCGAACCAGGGAAAGGTGCCGTCATTCTCGGCGAAGTATCCATGGTCAACGACGACAAAGCTGATAACCGCTTTCTGCAACCTCAGGCACGATTCAGTGACATTGTCGAAGACGAAGCACCGTTACACCTGCTGTGTAACGAATATTCCCGTTTCCTGCCTCTTTAA
- a CDS encoding response regulator: MFSGLIITNDYNLRYLFSCSSLILPMKNKILVVDDDIAICELLTDVLSEHVFEVRSCHLAQAALHTLQQEPDIALVLLDLMLPDMSGLLLLQQIRMQFPDLPVIMLTGLATESDMIVGLEMGADDYIAKPFVPRIVVARVKAVLRRTPVSENAPRRGMVPVSGPGYRFDGWLLNTHTGRLQTPDGEDIELTQGEYSLLTVLLKNARKVLSRDQLLELTHSDALDVFDRTIDVLIMRLRRKIEPNPKQPEYIRTIRGAGYVLSREVTVVHKG, encoded by the coding sequence TTGTTCTCTGGTCTCATCATCACAAATGACTACAATTTACGTTATCTGTTTTCCTGTTCGAGTCTGATATTACCAATGAAAAACAAGATCCTGGTTGTGGATGATGACATCGCCATCTGCGAATTACTGACCGATGTGCTCAGCGAGCACGTGTTTGAAGTCAGAAGCTGTCATCTGGCGCAAGCAGCGCTACACACGTTGCAGCAAGAGCCGGATATCGCGCTGGTGCTGCTGGATCTGATGCTGCCCGATATGAGCGGGCTGTTATTGTTACAGCAAATTCGCATGCAATTCCCCGATCTGCCCGTGATTATGCTGACCGGTCTGGCGACCGAGTCGGACATGATTGTCGGGCTGGAAATGGGCGCCGATGACTACATCGCCAAACCGTTCGTGCCCCGCATCGTGGTGGCCCGCGTCAAAGCCGTTCTGCGGCGCACGCCGGTCAGCGAAAATGCGCCGCGCCGGGGCATGGTTCCGGTCAGTGGCCCCGGCTATCGCTTCGATGGCTGGTTGCTCAACACGCATACGGGGCGATTGCAAACCCCGGATGGCGAGGACATCGAACTGACTCAGGGCGAATACTCGCTGCTGACCGTGTTGCTGAAAAATGCTCGCAAGGTGCTGAGCCGTGATCAACTGCTGGAACTGACGCACAGCGATGCCCTCGATGTGTTTGACCGGACCATCGATGTGCTGATTATGCGACTGCGCCGCAAAATCGAACCCAACCCGAAACAGCCGGAATATATCCGCACCATCCGTGGTGCCGGTTATGTGCTGTCGCGGGAAGTCACGGTCGTGCATAAAGGCTGA
- a CDS encoding ketose 1,6-bisphosphate aldolase — protein sequence MSLISLAQGLKHASQNGYALGAFNVLDTHFLRALFAAAEAQKSPFIINIAEVHFKYVSLEAICAAIKAEAALHDIPVVLNLDHGTSFDAIMKAIRLGFTSVMFDGSGLSYDENIRQTTEVVKMCHALGISVEAELGAVGGDEGGSLYGSCDSSKFTDPAKATDFVTRTGIDALAVAIGNVHGKYRGEPQLDFPRLQAIREQTGLPLVLHGGSGISDADFRKAISLGIHKINFYTGMSQSALIAVEQAMQHRETAYDELAHMLMGIESAIQQTVEGQMQIFGSAGQA from the coding sequence ATGTCACTGATTTCTCTTGCTCAGGGTTTAAAACATGCCAGCCAGAACGGTTATGCACTGGGCGCGTTTAATGTACTGGACACCCATTTCCTGCGTGCGCTGTTTGCGGCAGCAGAAGCCCAAAAATCACCGTTCATCATCAATATCGCCGAAGTGCATTTTAAATATGTTTCTCTGGAAGCGATCTGTGCTGCCATCAAAGCCGAAGCGGCGCTGCATGATATTCCGGTGGTGCTGAACCTTGACCACGGCACCAGCTTTGACGCCATCATGAAAGCCATTCGTCTGGGCTTTACCTCGGTGATGTTTGACGGTTCCGGTCTGAGTTATGACGAGAATATCCGTCAGACCACCGAAGTGGTGAAAATGTGTCATGCACTCGGCATCTCGGTCGAAGCCGAACTCGGCGCGGTCGGTGGTGATGAGGGCGGCTCCCTGTATGGTTCCTGCGACAGCAGCAAATTTACCGATCCGGCCAAAGCCACCGATTTCGTGACTCGTACCGGCATTGATGCCCTCGCCGTCGCGATCGGCAATGTGCATGGGAAATACCGTGGCGAACCGCAGCTCGATTTTCCCCGCTTACAGGCGATCCGTGAGCAGACCGGTTTACCCTTGGTGTTACACGGTGGTTCGGGCATCAGTGATGCCGATTTCCGCAAAGCTATTTCGCTCGGCATCCACAAAATCAATTTCTACACCGGCATGTCACAAAGTGCACTGATTGCCGTGGAACAGGCCATGCAACATCGTGAAACCGCCTATGATGAACTGGCGCATATGCTGATGGGCATTGAATCTGCCATCCAGCAAACCGTGGAAGGCCAGATGCAGATCTTCGGCAGCGCAGGACAAGCCTGA
- a CDS encoding ABC transporter substrate-binding protein: MRLNKLMSTLLAAAVITTAPLAQAKELKSIGVTVGDLANPFFVQITKGAEMKARELAGKDVKVTLVSSGYDLGQQVTQIDNFIAAGVDMIVLNAADSKGIAPAVKRAQKAGIVVVAVDVAAEGANATVTSNNTQAGQMGCQYIADKLHGRGDVVIINGPPVSAVTNRVDGCMDTFKKYPNIKVLSSNQNGKGSREGGLEVMTSLLAAHPKIDAVFAINDPTGIGADLAAKQAQRKEFFIVGVDGSPDAEVALKRNDNLFVATPAQDPQVMASKAVEIGYNILQGKPAPKEPVLIPVTLIDRNNVKDYKGWTVK, encoded by the coding sequence ATGCGTTTGAACAAACTGATGTCTACCCTGCTCGCAGCAGCAGTTATCACCACCGCGCCACTGGCTCAGGCCAAAGAGCTGAAATCCATCGGTGTTACCGTGGGCGATCTGGCCAACCCTTTCTTCGTTCAGATCACCAAAGGTGCTGAAATGAAGGCGCGTGAGCTGGCAGGCAAAGATGTCAAAGTGACTCTGGTTTCCAGCGGCTATGACTTGGGCCAACAAGTGACTCAAATCGATAACTTCATCGCCGCTGGTGTGGATATGATCGTATTGAACGCGGCAGATTCCAAAGGTATCGCCCCTGCCGTTAAACGTGCTCAGAAAGCCGGGATCGTGGTCGTAGCGGTTGACGTAGCTGCAGAAGGTGCTAACGCCACTGTCACCTCAAACAACACACAAGCCGGTCAAATGGGTTGCCAATATATTGCTGACAAACTGCACGGTCGCGGCGATGTCGTGATCATCAACGGCCCACCAGTATCTGCTGTTACCAACCGTGTTGATGGCTGTATGGATACCTTCAAAAAATATCCAAACATCAAAGTGCTTTCTTCTAACCAGAACGGTAAAGGTAGCCGTGAAGGTGGCTTAGAAGTGATGACTTCTCTGCTGGCAGCACATCCGAAAATTGATGCGGTATTCGCGATTAACGACCCAACCGGTATCGGTGCTGACTTAGCTGCTAAACAGGCACAACGTAAAGAGTTCTTCATCGTCGGTGTCGACGGTTCACCTGATGCAGAAGTGGCGCTGAAACGTAACGACAACCTGTTCGTAGCAACACCAGCACAAGATCCACAAGTCATGGCTTCTAAAGCTGTTGAAATCGGCTACAACATTCTGCAGGGCAAACCTGCACCGAAAGAACCAGTGCTGATCCCTGTAACCCTGATCGACCGCAATAACGTGAAGGACTACAAAGGCTGGACCGTTAAATAA